From Loxodonta africana isolate mLoxAfr1 chromosome 2, mLoxAfr1.hap2, whole genome shotgun sequence, the proteins below share one genomic window:
- the LOC111751783 gene encoding olfactory receptor 14A16-like: protein MPEERANTTIIMEFLLVGFPDDWMLQRMYATLFFLIYLTALMGNLLIITLTTTDGRLHSPMYFFLKNLSLIDICYISVTVPKSVVNSLTKSHSISFLGCASQIFFLIFFAGTEYALLIVMSYDRYTAICHPLHYETTMNIGACVQMVTASWLSGCVYGSIHAAGTFSVDFCGPKIVHQFFCDVPSLLTLACPGEQILEYAFIIASFSFAFLCFLFIITSYIHVFSAVLRISSAQGKFKTVSTCMPHLTVVILFLFSGLVTHLGTNYKSTSSLNLLMSVLYSMLPPILNPVIYSLRNEDMKLALGKLLGGKMLPKT, encoded by the coding sequence ATGCCTGAGGAACGAGCCAACACAACCATCATAATGGAATTCTTGCTCGTGGGATTCCCTGATGACTGGATGCTACAGAGAATGTATGCCACCCTCTTCTTCCTCATTTACCTCACAGCACTGATGGGGAACCTCCTCATTATCACCCTCACCACCACTGATGGGCGTCTCCATTctcccatgtatttcttcctgaaGAATTTGTCCTTGATTGATATCTGCTACATCTCTGTCACTGTCCCCAAGTCCGTCGTGAACTCTCTGACTAAGAGTCATTCTATCTCCTTCCTAGGATGTGcctcacaaattttttttttaattttttttgctggCACAGAGTATGCCCTCCTTATagtcatgtcctatgaccgctatacTGCCATCTGCCATCCTTTGCACTATGAGACCACTATGAATATAGGCGCCTGTGTGCAGATGGTGACTGCATCGTGGCTCAGCGGGTGTGTCTATGGATCTATCCATGCAGCAGGTACATTCTCTGTCGATTTCTGTGGACCTAAAATAGTGCACCAGTTCTTCTGTGACGTTCCATCACTGCTTACACTTGCTTGTCCTGGGGAACAAATTCTAGAATATGCATTTATAATTGCCAGCTTTTCGTTTGCCTTTTTATGCTTCCTTTTCATAATTACCTCATATATTCATGTTTTCTCAGCTGTCTTAAGGATTTCATCTGCTCAAGGCAAGTTCAAAACTGTCTCCACCTGCATGCCCCACCTCACTGTGGTGATCTTGTTCCTCTTTTCTGGCCTTGTTACACATTTAGGTACAAACTACAAATCTACATCATCACTGAATCTGCTCATGTCTGTATTATACTCTATGTTACCTCCCATCTTGAATCCTGTTATATATAGCCTGAGGAATGAGGATATGAAGTTAGCCCTAGGCAAATTACTGGGTGGTAAAATGTTGCCAAAGACATAA